Proteins co-encoded in one Tachysurus fulvidraco isolate hzauxx_2018 chromosome 17, HZAU_PFXX_2.0, whole genome shotgun sequence genomic window:
- the gjb1b gene encoding connexin 31.7 isoform X2, producing MNWASFYAVISGVNRHSTGIGRIWLSVIFIFRILVLVVAAESVWGDEKSGFTCNTQQPGCNSVCYDQFFPISHIRLWALQLILVSTPALLVAMHVAHRRHIDKKILKLSGRGATKEFEQLKNQKFKITGALWWTYMISIIFRIVFEVAFLYIFYVIYPDFKMVRLVKCDSYPCPNTVDCFVSRPTEKTIFTVFMLVVSGVCVLLNIAEVLYLIGRACARYLQKPEGDPQGPWLSQMLSPYKQNEINQLISEHSFKPRLNLARKSPIDKGERCSAF from the coding sequence ATGAATTGGGCGTCTTTTTACGCCGTAATCAGCGGTGTAAATAGGCATTCAACAGGCATTGGGCGCATCTGGCTCTCTGTCATCTTCATCTTTCGCATCCTGGTTTTAGTAGTGGCTGCTGAAAGTGTATGGGGTGATGAGAAGTCTGGTTTCACCTGCAACACCCAGCAACCAGGTTGCAATAGTGTGTGTTATGACCAGTTCTTTCCAATCTCCCATATCCGTCTCTGGGCCCTGCAACTGATTCTCGTCTCAACACCTGCACTGCTGGTAGCTATGCATGTTGCTCATCGCCGGCACATTGACAAAAAGATCCTAAAATTATCAGGACGAGGTGCCACTAAGGAGTTTGAACAattaaaaaatcagaaattCAAGATTACCGGTGCACTTTGGTGGACATATATGATAAGCATAATTTTTCGCATAGTTTTTGAGGTGGcctttttatacatattttatgtaATCTACCCTGATTTCAAAATGGTGCGTCTTGTCAAGTGTGATTCTTATCCCTGCCCTAACACAGTGGACTGCTTTGTTTCTCGTCCAACAGAGAAGACTATCTTTACTGTGTTCATGCTGGTGGTATCTGGGGTTTGTGTTTTGCTAAACATTGCAGAGGTGCTGTATTTAATAGGTAGAGCCTGTGCCCGCTACTTGCAGAAGCCAGAAGGTGATCCACAAGGACCCTGGCTCTCTCAAATGCTCTCTCCTTACAAGCAAAATGAAATCAATCAGCTCATATCAGAGCATTCATTTAAGCCAAGATTGAATTTGGCCAGAAAGAGCCCTATTGACAAAGGGGAGAGATGTTCTGCCTTTTAG
- the gjb1b gene encoding connexin 31.7 isoform X1: MAYTRAYDCCGVGQWLVLRKIFAFPDDLVLFTVPFSAVIQPFFWTYLCITTPEELESKMNWASFYAVISGVNRHSTGIGRIWLSVIFIFRILVLVVAAESVWGDEKSGFTCNTQQPGCNSVCYDQFFPISHIRLWALQLILVSTPALLVAMHVAHRRHIDKKILKLSGRGATKEFEQLKNQKFKITGALWWTYMISIIFRIVFEVAFLYIFYVIYPDFKMVRLVKCDSYPCPNTVDCFVSRPTEKTIFTVFMLVVSGVCVLLNIAEVLYLIGRACARYLQKPEGDPQGPWLSQMLSPYKQNEINQLISEHSFKPRLNLARKSPIDKGERCSAF; this comes from the exons ATGGCTTATACAAGAGCATATGACTGCTGTGGTGTTGGGCAGTGGCTAGTTTTGAGGAAAATATTTGCATTTCCAGATGACCTGGTGCTCTTCACTGTTCCATTTAGTGCAGTGATTCAACCCTTTTTCTGGACATATTTGTGTATCACCACTCCTGAAg aactgGAATCGAAAATGAATTGGGCGTCTTTTTACGCCGTAATCAGCGGTGTAAATAGGCATTCAACAGGCATTGGGCGCATCTGGCTCTCTGTCATCTTCATCTTTCGCATCCTGGTTTTAGTAGTGGCTGCTGAAAGTGTATGGGGTGATGAGAAGTCTGGTTTCACCTGCAACACCCAGCAACCAGGTTGCAATAGTGTGTGTTATGACCAGTTCTTTCCAATCTCCCATATCCGTCTCTGGGCCCTGCAACTGATTCTCGTCTCAACACCTGCACTGCTGGTAGCTATGCATGTTGCTCATCGCCGGCACATTGACAAAAAGATCCTAAAATTATCAGGACGAGGTGCCACTAAGGAGTTTGAACAattaaaaaatcagaaattCAAGATTACCGGTGCACTTTGGTGGACATATATGATAAGCATAATTTTTCGCATAGTTTTTGAGGTGGcctttttatacatattttatgtaATCTACCCTGATTTCAAAATGGTGCGTCTTGTCAAGTGTGATTCTTATCCCTGCCCTAACACAGTGGACTGCTTTGTTTCTCGTCCAACAGAGAAGACTATCTTTACTGTGTTCATGCTGGTGGTATCTGGGGTTTGTGTTTTGCTAAACATTGCAGAGGTGCTGTATTTAATAGGTAGAGCCTGTGCCCGCTACTTGCAGAAGCCAGAAGGTGATCCACAAGGACCCTGGCTCTCTCAAATGCTCTCTCCTTACAAGCAAAATGAAATCAATCAGCTCATATCAGAGCATTCATTTAAGCCAAGATTGAATTTGGCCAGAAAGAGCCCTATTGACAAAGGGGAGAGATGTTCTGCCTTTTAG